One window of the Methylocystis parvus OBBP genome contains the following:
- a CDS encoding NAD(P)H-dependent oxidoreductase, translated as MTRNIAVIQGHPDPSPERLCRALAGAYASGAAAAGRNVRTIDVATLDFPLLRSQAAFESGVAPPAIAEAQETLRWADHWVIVYPLWLGDAPALFKGFIEQAFRPGFALRYRPGKLPEGLLKGKSARVIVTMGMPSLVYRFFFFAHGLRNLERNVLAYAGIAPVRATLIGSAKGMSREAAQRWLSKVEALGREGR; from the coding sequence TTGACCAGAAACATCGCTGTCATTCAGGGCCATCCCGATCCTTCGCCAGAGCGGCTCTGCCGCGCGCTCGCCGGCGCCTACGCCAGCGGCGCCGCGGCTGCCGGGCGCAATGTCCGAACCATAGACGTGGCGACGCTCGATTTCCCGCTGCTGCGCAGCCAGGCGGCGTTCGAGAGCGGCGTCGCGCCTCCGGCGATCGCCGAGGCGCAGGAAACGCTGCGCTGGGCGGATCATTGGGTGATTGTCTATCCGCTCTGGCTCGGCGACGCGCCCGCGCTGTTCAAAGGTTTCATCGAGCAGGCTTTCCGCCCGGGCTTCGCGCTTCGCTACAGGCCGGGCAAGCTCCCCGAGGGCCTCCTCAAGGGAAAATCCGCGCGCGTGATCGTGACGATGGGAATGCCGAGCCTTGTCTATCGCTTTTTCTTCTTCGCGCACGGGCTGCGCAATCTGGAACGCAACGTCCTGGCCTATGCCGGGATTGCTCCCGTGCGCGCGACATTGATCGGCTCCGCCAAAGGCATGTCGCGCGAGGCTGCGCAGCGGTGGCTGTCGAAAGTGGAAGCGCTCGGACGCGAGGGACGCTGA
- the hemB gene encoding porphobilinogen synthase → MMDRETSSARLPLVQRPRRNRKSDWSRRLVRENRLDVSDLIWPVFLIEGEGCREAVSSMPGVYRQSIDLTVAAIVEAAAFGVPAVALFPNTDPALRDEKASVALDPDNLVCRACRAIKEAAPDIGVITDVALDPYTSHGHDGLLVGEEIVNDETVSVLARQAVTQARAGADIIAPSDMMDGRVGAIRSALDSEGFQNVQIMSYAAKYASAFYGPFRDAIGTSKTLRGDKRAYQMDPANTDEALREVALDLEQGADMVMVKPGMPYLDIIHRVAETFHAPTFAYQVSGEYAMIMAAAQNGWLDEERAIMESLLAFKRAGASGVLTYFAPRAARLLQEA, encoded by the coding sequence ATGATGGACCGGGAGACTTCGTCGGCGCGGCTGCCGCTCGTGCAGCGGCCCCGCCGCAATCGCAAGAGCGATTGGTCGCGCCGCCTCGTTCGCGAAAATCGTCTGGACGTGTCGGATCTGATCTGGCCGGTCTTCCTCATAGAGGGCGAAGGCTGCCGCGAGGCTGTTTCCTCGATGCCCGGCGTCTACCGTCAGTCGATCGATCTCACTGTCGCGGCCATTGTGGAGGCGGCGGCGTTTGGCGTCCCGGCGGTCGCGCTCTTTCCGAATACCGATCCCGCGCTCAGGGACGAGAAGGCGAGCGTGGCGCTCGATCCGGACAATCTCGTTTGTCGCGCCTGTCGCGCGATCAAGGAGGCGGCTCCCGACATCGGCGTGATTACCGACGTCGCGCTCGATCCTTATACGAGCCACGGCCATGACGGCCTGCTCGTGGGCGAGGAGATCGTCAATGACGAGACTGTTTCGGTGCTTGCGCGTCAGGCCGTGACCCAGGCGCGAGCGGGCGCCGACATCATCGCGCCTTCGGACATGATGGACGGCCGCGTCGGCGCCATTCGCTCCGCGCTCGACAGCGAAGGGTTTCAGAACGTGCAGATCATGAGCTACGCGGCAAAATATGCGTCGGCTTTCTACGGACCGTTTCGCGATGCGATCGGAACCAGCAAGACCCTGCGCGGCGACAAAAGGGCCTATCAGATGGATCCGGCGAATACGGACGAGGCGCTGCGCGAAGTCGCGCTCGATCTGGAGCAGGGCGCGGACATGGTCATGGTGAAGCCCGGCATGCCATATCTCGACATCATCCATCGCGTCGCCGAAACTTTCCACGCGCCGACCTTCGCTTATCAAGTCTCCGGCGAATACGCGATGATCATGGCCGCGGCGCAGAATGGCTGGCTCGACGAGGAGCGGGCGATCATGGAGAGCCTGCTCGCGTTCAAGCGCGCAGGCGCGTCCGGCGTGCTGACCTATTTCGCGCCGCGCGCCGCCAGACTGTTGCAGGAGGCGTGA
- a CDS encoding PA2169 family four-helix-bundle protein — MENKEVIKTLTNLAEISRDGEQGFRTAAKEARDPQLKTAFENAAERCAVGARELESQIADMGGSTSHSGSIAGTWHRVWTSLRSIVTGHNDKSILEEVERGEDIAKSAYEIAISKPLPPNVREIVDRQYRGVRENHDRVRDLRNRAA; from the coding sequence ATGGAAAATAAAGAAGTCATCAAGACGCTGACCAATCTCGCCGAGATCAGCCGTGACGGCGAGCAGGGATTCCGCACCGCCGCCAAGGAAGCGCGCGACCCTCAGCTCAAGACGGCGTTCGAAAATGCGGCGGAGCGTTGCGCCGTCGGCGCGCGCGAACTCGAGTCTCAAATTGCGGATATGGGCGGCTCGACTTCGCATTCGGGGTCGATCGCGGGCACTTGGCACAGGGTCTGGACAAGCCTCAGATCGATCGTCACAGGTCACAACGACAAGTCGATCCTCGAGGAAGTGGAGCGCGGCGAAGACATCGCCAAGAGCGCCTATGAGATAGCGATTTCAAAACCGCTGCCCCCGAATGTGCGCGAGATCGTGGACCGGCAATATCGCGGCGTGAGGGAAAATCACGACCGCGTGCGCGATCTGCGCAATCGCGCGGCGTGA
- a CDS encoding DUF1036 domain-containing protein, whose product MVRRAFVSAVLLAAAFAPASARADFRLCNNTNTRVSVAIAYTDGKAWLSEGWWNLRPTACETLLRGPLAAQFYYVYAMDERGGEWKGKAFMCTRDREFRVDGREDCFARGYERTGFFEIDTGRDAKSWTVQLTDPNAAPAQ is encoded by the coding sequence ATGGTCAGACGCGCTTTCGTTTCCGCCGTTTTGCTCGCCGCGGCCTTTGCGCCGGCGTCGGCGCGCGCCGATTTTCGGCTGTGCAACAACACCAATACGCGGGTCAGCGTCGCCATCGCTTATACGGACGGAAAGGCGTGGCTCTCGGAGGGCTGGTGGAACCTCCGCCCGACCGCATGCGAGACGTTGCTGCGCGGGCCGCTGGCGGCCCAGTTCTATTATGTCTACGCCATGGACGAGCGCGGCGGCGAATGGAAGGGCAAGGCTTTCATGTGCACGCGCGACCGCGAATTCCGAGTCGACGGTCGCGAGGACTGCTTCGCGCGGGGCTATGAGCGCACAGGCTTCTTCGAGATCGACACGGGCCGCGACGCCAAGAGCTGGACGGTCCAGCTCACGGACCCGAACGCAGCGCCCGCGCAATGA